One part of the Rutidosis leptorrhynchoides isolate AG116_Rl617_1_P2 chromosome 1, CSIRO_AGI_Rlap_v1, whole genome shotgun sequence genome encodes these proteins:
- the LOC139864379 gene encoding V-type proton ATPase subunit c''1-like, which translates to MSGAIVIGASGSWARALVKISPYTFSAIGIAVAIGVSVLGAAWGIYITGSSLIGAAIKAPRITSKNLISVIFCEAVAIYGVIVAIILQTKLESVPASQIYEPESLRAGYAIFASGIIVGFANLVCGLCVGIIGSSCALSDAQNSSLFVKILVIEIFGSALGLFGVIVGIIMSAQATWPSKV; encoded by the exons ATGTCAGGCGCTATCGTAATCGGAGCATCCGGATCATGGGCAAGAGCATTGGTTAAGATCTCACCTTACACCTTCTCCGCTATCGGTATCGCCGTCGCTATCGGCGTTTCCGTCTTAGGTGCCGCCTG GGGAATTTATATAACAGGAAGTAGTTTGATCGGTGCGGCAATTAAAGCTCCACGTATTACATCCAAGAATCTCATTAG TGTCATCTTCTGTGAAGCCGTTGCTATATACGGTGTTATTGTGGCCATTATTTTACAAACAAAATTGGAGAGCGTTCCAGCTTCACAGATATATGAACCCGAGTCTCTAAGAGCAGGATATGCAATATTTGCCTCTGGAATCATTGTTGGATTTGCAAATCTTGTATGCGG GTTATGCGTGGGAATCATTGGAAGTAGCTGTGCATTATCTGATGCTCAAAACTCTTCACTGTTTGTTAAAATTCTTGTAATTGAAATCTTCGGTAGCGCATTGGGGTTGTTTGGTGTTATAGTCGGAATCATAATGTCGGCTCAAGCCACCTGGCCTTCAAAGGTATAA